The following proteins are encoded in a genomic region of Methylobacterium tardum:
- a CDS encoding NAD(P)H-dependent glycerol-3-phosphate dehydrogenase, with the protein MSPGRAINVVGGGAWGTALANAAAAAGHPVTLWLRDAEAAAALEARRENPRYLPGVPLHAGIRATAQPEDLAGARATLLVVPAQTVRGVLETLRAPLASAGPVILCAKGIERGSDSFMSAVAEQILPPGTPVAVLSGPSFAADVARGLPTAVTLAASDPGLAASLSALLSGPSFRLYHTDDVRGVEIGGAGKNVLAIACGIVAGRGLGESARAALIARAFAELMRFARTFGGRAETLMGLSGLGDLVLTASSPQSRNFAFGQRLGAGASPAEAAGGKLAEGAFTAAALAGLATAKGIEMPVAAAVAAIVAGTAGVGDVIAGLLARPLRGETD; encoded by the coding sequence ATGAGCCCAGGACGCGCGATCAACGTCGTCGGCGGCGGCGCCTGGGGCACGGCGCTCGCCAACGCCGCCGCCGCGGCCGGCCATCCCGTGACCCTCTGGCTGCGCGACGCGGAGGCGGCCGCCGCCCTCGAGGCGCGGCGGGAGAACCCGCGCTACCTGCCGGGCGTGCCGCTCCACGCCGGCATCCGGGCGACCGCGCAGCCGGAGGACCTCGCCGGCGCCCGCGCGACCCTGCTGGTCGTGCCGGCCCAGACCGTCCGCGGCGTTCTGGAGACCCTGCGCGCGCCCCTGGCCTCGGCCGGTCCTGTGATCCTCTGCGCCAAGGGCATCGAGCGCGGCAGCGACAGCTTCATGAGCGCGGTGGCCGAGCAGATCCTGCCGCCGGGAACGCCCGTGGCGGTACTGTCGGGGCCGAGCTTCGCGGCCGACGTCGCCCGCGGCCTGCCCACCGCCGTCACCCTGGCAGCGTCCGATCCCGGCCTCGCCGCGTCTCTGAGCGCGCTGCTGTCGGGGCCGAGCTTCCGGCTCTACCACACCGACGACGTGCGCGGCGTCGAGATCGGCGGGGCCGGCAAGAACGTGCTGGCCATCGCGTGCGGGATCGTGGCCGGCCGGGGGCTCGGCGAGAGCGCCCGGGCGGCGCTGATCGCCCGCGCCTTCGCCGAGCTGATGCGCTTCGCCCGCACCTTCGGGGGTCGGGCAGAGACGCTGATGGGGCTCTCCGGCCTCGGCGACCTCGTGCTCACCGCCTCCTCGCCGCAATCGCGCAACTTCGCCTTCGGCCAGCGGCTCGGCGCCGGGGCGAGCCCGGCCGAGGCCGCGGGCGGCAAGCTCGCCGAGGGGGCGTTCACGGCCGCGGCGCTCGCCGGGCTCGCCACCGCCAAGGGCATCGAGATGCCGGTGGCGGCGGCCGTCGCCGCCATCGTGGCGGGTACGGCCGGGGTCGGCGACGTGATCGCGGGGCTGCTGGCCCGGCCGCTGCGCGGCGAGACGGATTAG
- the tsaD gene encoding tRNA (adenosine(37)-N6)-threonylcarbamoyltransferase complex transferase subunit TsaD: MQKTVLGIETTCDETAAAIVSVDEDGLGQIRANEVLSQIAEHAAYGGVVPEIAARAHVEVLDRLIARALDRAGIGFPDLDGIAVAAGPGLIGGVLVGLVTAKTLALVTRKPLLAVNHLEAHALTARLTDGIAFPYLLLLVSGGHTQLVAVRGVGDYVRLGSTVGDAIGEAFDKVAKLLGLGYPGGPEVERMAETGDPERFALPRPMLGRREADFSLSGLKTALRIEAERIAPLAERDVADLCASFQAAVVDVVVDRARVALRAFSDVAGRPTALVAAGGVAANGAVRRALAALAGEAGLGFVAPPLPLCGDNGAMIAWAGLERLRLGLVDDLTAPARPRWPLAAAPARAAVPAG; the protein is encoded by the coding sequence GTGCAGAAGACCGTCCTCGGCATCGAGACCACCTGCGACGAGACCGCGGCCGCAATCGTGTCCGTCGACGAGGACGGCCTCGGCCAGATCCGCGCCAACGAGGTGCTGAGCCAGATCGCCGAGCACGCGGCCTATGGCGGGGTCGTGCCCGAGATCGCCGCCCGCGCGCACGTGGAGGTGCTCGACCGGCTGATCGCCCGCGCCCTCGACCGGGCCGGGATCGGCTTTCCCGATCTCGACGGGATCGCGGTGGCGGCCGGGCCCGGGCTGATCGGCGGCGTGCTGGTCGGCCTCGTCACGGCCAAGACCCTGGCCCTCGTGACCCGCAAGCCGCTTCTGGCCGTCAACCACCTGGAGGCGCACGCGCTCACGGCGCGGCTGACCGACGGCATCGCCTTCCCGTACCTGCTGCTGCTGGTCTCGGGCGGCCACACCCAGCTCGTCGCCGTGCGGGGCGTCGGCGACTACGTGCGGCTCGGCTCCACCGTCGGCGACGCCATCGGCGAGGCTTTCGACAAGGTCGCCAAGCTCCTCGGCCTCGGCTATCCGGGCGGCCCCGAGGTCGAGCGCATGGCCGAGACCGGGGATCCCGAGCGCTTCGCCCTGCCCCGGCCCATGCTCGGCCGGCGCGAGGCCGACTTCTCCCTGTCGGGCCTCAAGACCGCCCTGCGGATCGAGGCCGAGCGGATCGCGCCGCTGGCCGAGCGCGACGTCGCCGACCTGTGCGCGAGCTTCCAGGCCGCCGTGGTCGACGTCGTGGTGGACCGCGCCCGGGTCGCCCTGCGCGCCTTCTCGGACGTGGCCGGTCGGCCCACCGCCCTCGTGGCGGCGGGCGGCGTGGCGGCCAACGGTGCCGTCCGGCGGGCGCTGGCCGCCCTGGCCGGCGAGGCCGGTCTCGGTTTCGTGGCCCCGCCCCTGCCGCTCTGCGGCGACAACGGCGCGATGATCGCCTGGGCCGGCCTGGAACGCCTGCGCCTCGGGCTCGTGGACGACCTCACCGCCCCGGCCCGGCCCCGCTGGCCGCTGGCGGCCGCTCCGGCGCGCGCGGCGGTCCCGGCCGGATGA
- a CDS encoding TOBE domain-containing protein: MKISARNVLKGTVVSVDKGATTSHVKIEISPGQVVTASITNEAVDSLKLVAGGPAYAVVKASDVMVAVD; this comes from the coding sequence ATGAAGATCAGCGCGCGCAACGTCCTCAAGGGCACCGTCGTCTCGGTCGACAAGGGCGCGACCACGTCCCACGTCAAGATCGAGATCAGCCCCGGCCAGGTGGTCACGGCCTCGATCACCAACGAGGCGGTCGATTCCCTCAAGCTTGTCGCCGGCGGTCCCGCCTACGCGGTGGTCAAGGCCTCCGACGTCATGGTTGCCGTCGACTGA
- a CDS encoding DUF2293 domain-containing protein: MSGVAPPRNRREAVAAALARLAPRLPGFEAEAVLDRALASAGLRRAAPETAARLALVTYARHVFTDYDALLADGYDRDSARHFVLGDLNAALVAWGATAIPETEAGEAGVPEDEPR; the protein is encoded by the coding sequence ATGAGCGGCGTGGCGCCACCCCGGAATCGCCGCGAGGCCGTGGCCGCGGCGCTGGCCCGCCTCGCGCCCCGCCTGCCGGGCTTCGAGGCCGAGGCCGTCCTCGATCGCGCGCTGGCGAGCGCGGGCCTGCGCCGGGCCGCGCCCGAGACGGCCGCCCGCCTCGCCCTCGTCACTTATGCCCGCCACGTCTTCACCGATTACGACGCGCTCCTGGCCGACGGCTACGACCGGGACAGCGCCCGGCATTTCGTCCTCGGCGACCTCAACGCGGCGCTCGTCGCCTGGGGCGCGACCGCCATCCCGGAGACCGAGGCCGGGGAGGCCGGCGTGCCGGAGGACGAACCCCGCTGA
- the rpsD gene encoding 30S ribosomal protein S4 — protein MSKRIQAKHKLDRRMGQNIWGRPKSPVNRREYGPGQHGQRRKGKMSDFGTQLRAKQKLKGYYGNITEKQFRRYYAEAIRLRGDSGENLVGLLERRLDAVVYRAKFVATPFAARQFVNHGHVKVNGVRVNIPSYQVKAGDLIEVKESSRQLEIVIVATQLSERDVPDYIEADHAKMTARVTRIPSLSEVPYPVQMEPNLVIEFYSR, from the coding sequence ATGTCGAAGCGGATTCAGGCCAAGCACAAGCTCGACCGCCGCATGGGCCAGAACATCTGGGGCCGCCCGAAGAGCCCCGTCAACCGCCGCGAGTACGGCCCCGGCCAGCACGGCCAGCGCCGCAAGGGCAAGATGAGCGACTTCGGCACGCAGCTGCGCGCCAAGCAGAAGCTCAAGGGCTACTACGGCAACATCACCGAGAAGCAGTTCCGCCGCTACTACGCCGAGGCGATCCGCCTGCGCGGCGATTCCGGCGAGAACCTCGTCGGCCTACTCGAGCGCCGCCTCGACGCCGTGGTCTACCGGGCGAAGTTCGTCGCGACCCCGTTCGCCGCGCGCCAGTTCGTCAACCACGGCCACGTCAAGGTCAACGGCGTCCGCGTCAACATCCCGAGCTACCAGGTGAAGGCCGGCGACCTGATCGAGGTCAAGGAGTCGTCCCGCCAGCTCGAGATCGTCATCGTGGCGACGCAGCTCTCCGAGCGCGACGTGCCGGACTACATCGAGGCCGACCACGCCAAGATGACCGCCCGCGTCACCCGCATTCCCAGCCTGTCCGAGGTGCCCTACCCGGTGCAGATGGAGCCGAACCTCGTCATCGAGTTCTACTCCCGCTAA
- a CDS encoding GNAT family N-acetyltransferase translates to MDESVAVRRGTPADVEAIRALVAAAYTKWIPVIGRLPIPMRADYAQALRDHRFDLLLAGPDLAGLIETKAEADHLLVVNVAVDPAFQGRGFGSRLMGLADAVAAGAGLARLRLYTNKKYVANLRLYGALGYRVEREELYDGPGRTRDDDVTVHMVKDLV, encoded by the coding sequence ATGGACGAGTCAGTCGCGGTCCGGCGCGGGACACCCGCGGACGTGGAGGCGATCCGGGCGCTGGTCGCGGCGGCCTATACCAAGTGGATCCCGGTGATAGGCCGCCTGCCGATCCCGATGCGGGCGGATTACGCGCAGGCTTTGCGGGACCACCGCTTCGACCTGCTGCTGGCCGGCCCGGATCTCGCCGGGCTGATCGAGACGAAGGCGGAGGCCGATCACCTGCTGGTCGTCAACGTGGCGGTGGACCCGGCCTTCCAGGGCCGGGGCTTCGGCAGCCGGCTGATGGGGCTCGCGGATGCCGTCGCGGCCGGGGCGGGGCTCGCGCGGCTGCGCCTCTACACCAACAAGAAGTACGTCGCGAACCTGCGCCTCTACGGCGCGCTCGGCTACCGGGTGGAGCGGGAGGAACTCTACGACGGACCGGGCCGGACCCGCGACGACGACGTCACCGTGCACATGGTGAAGGACTTGGTCTGA